The following proteins come from a genomic window of Campylobacter concisus:
- a CDS encoding Mur ligase family protein, translating to MSLFLNISTVFFIFALAFYVITCFQWFSYRPERVLFHFTKPAWHIFFFIVPLVLFYTTGKWFFIYFYFALLPALYLWHKKLDKKLVFTARIKHFFVILACAIILNYALNFIIHKAFLAPMPLFVLVVSLFFSEILEKIKFQGFKNKALKKLGANKDLRIILITASYGKTSIKNFLFEILKDSFVCYKTPRSVNTMAGIIKDINENLSEQTQIYIAEAGARLRGDILEITKFLNPQIVIVGEIGAQHIEYFKTLDNIRSTKLEALQSARLQMVFLHSSTKKESSENIEIYDESLKDINANLDGISFMLDGKNYASPLLGKFNATNLAVCIKVAKYLKMSNEAVDRALSKMKNVEHRLSKIEAGGKLIIDDSFNGNFSGMSASYELVSTYAGRKVLLTPGIVESDAEQNANLAKVINEIFDLVIITSSLNAEVLLKYIIKPKIIILKDKNKMQEILAQNTRAGDLILFSNDAPSFI from the coding sequence ATGAGTCTGTTTTTAAACATAAGTACAGTCTTTTTTATTTTTGCACTTGCATTTTATGTGATAACTTGCTTTCAGTGGTTTTCATATAGGCCTGAGCGCGTGCTCTTTCACTTCACAAAGCCCGCTTGGCACATCTTTTTCTTTATTGTGCCGTTGGTGCTTTTTTACACGACTGGCAAGTGGTTTTTTATCTATTTTTACTTTGCGCTTTTGCCAGCTCTTTATCTTTGGCATAAAAAACTTGATAAAAAGCTAGTCTTTACCGCCAGGATCAAGCACTTTTTTGTGATCCTTGCTTGCGCTATCATCTTAAACTACGCTTTAAATTTCATCATCCACAAGGCGTTTTTGGCTCCGATGCCACTTTTTGTCTTGGTTGTGAGCCTATTTTTTAGTGAAATTTTAGAAAAGATAAAATTTCAAGGATTTAAAAACAAGGCACTTAAAAAACTGGGCGCAAATAAAGATCTAAGAATTATCTTGATCACAGCAAGCTACGGCAAAACTAGTATCAAAAATTTCTTATTTGAAATTTTAAAAGATAGCTTTGTCTGCTACAAAACACCTCGCAGCGTAAATACAATGGCTGGCATCATCAAAGATATCAATGAAAACTTAAGCGAGCAAACGCAAATTTACATCGCTGAGGCAGGTGCTAGGCTAAGGGGCGACATCCTAGAGATCACTAAATTTCTAAACCCGCAAATCGTAATCGTAGGCGAAATCGGTGCACAACACATTGAGTATTTTAAAACGCTTGATAATATCCGCTCTACCAAGCTTGAAGCACTTCAAAGCGCTCGTTTGCAAATGGTATTTTTACATAGTTCGACAAAAAAAGAGTCAAGTGAAAATATAGAAATTTACGATGAAAGTCTAAAAGATATCAATGCAAATTTAGATGGAATTTCATTTATGCTTGATGGCAAAAACTACGCTTCGCCGCTGCTTGGTAAATTTAATGCTACAAATTTAGCCGTTTGTATAAAGGTGGCAAAGTACCTAAAGATGAGCAATGAGGCGGTAGACAGAGCGCTATCTAAGATGAAAAACGTAGAGCACCGCTTAAGCAAGATCGAGGCTGGCGGCAAGCTGATAATTGATGATAGTTTTAATGGGAATTTCTCAGGTATGAGTGCAAGCTACGAGCTTGTAAGTACCTACGCTGGCAGAAAAGTGCTGTTAACACCAGGCATCGTCGAGAGCGATGCGGAGCAAAATGCAAATTTAGCCAAGGTGATAAATGAAATTTTTGATCTTGTCATCATCACAAGCTCGCTAAATGCTGAAGTTTTACTAAAGTACATCATAAAGCCAAAGATCATCATCTTAAAGGATAAAAATAAAATGCAAGAAATTCTAGCTCAAAATACGCGTGCTGGCGATCTCATACTATTTTCAAACGATGCACCGAGCTTTATATGA
- a CDS encoding alpha/beta fold hydrolase encodes MASRAVKYGSNEFDINYEIVNPKCKKKVLFLHGWGANKEIMKKAFGLYLSELCHVYIDMPGFGKSSITDPLKTSDYAKIVENFCDELGIKPDIIVGHSFGGKVATLLKPPYLVLLSSAGIIVKKPFIVRAKIAIFKIFKLFGFGKFYKFFATKDVSGMSRVMYETLKNVVDEDFTKYFASFSGKALIFWGENDKATPITSGESIHKLIKNSSFFPLSGDHFFFLLHAKFISDEIEKGINFELNEAKNVVLDDDESGIEEIR; translated from the coding sequence ATGGCGAGTAGGGCGGTAAAGTACGGCTCAAATGAGTTTGATATAAACTACGAGATTGTAAATCCAAAATGTAAAAAAAAGGTACTTTTTCTGCACGGCTGGGGCGCTAATAAAGAGATAATGAAAAAGGCTTTTGGCTTATATTTGAGCGAACTGTGCCACGTTTATATCGATATGCCAGGCTTTGGTAAAAGCTCAATTACTGATCCTTTAAAAACAAGCGATTATGCAAAAATTGTTGAAAATTTCTGTGATGAGCTTGGCATAAAGCCAGATATCATCGTAGGTCATAGCTTTGGTGGCAAGGTCGCAACGCTTCTAAAGCCGCCATATCTTGTGCTTTTAAGCTCAGCTGGCATAATTGTCAAAAAGCCATTTATCGTGCGCGCAAAGATCGCTATTTTTAAAATTTTTAAGCTTTTTGGATTTGGAAAATTTTATAAATTCTTTGCCACAAAAGATGTAAGCGGTATGAGCAGAGTGATGTATGAGACCCTAAAAAACGTAGTTGATGAGGATTTTACAAAGTATTTTGCTAGCTTTAGCGGCAAGGCTTTGATATTTTGGGGCGAAAATGACAAGGCAACGCCTATAACAAGCGGAGAGAGCATACATAAGCTCATAAAAAATAGCTCATTTTTCCCGCTTAGTGGCGATCACTTCTTCTTTTTGCTCCACGCTAAATTTATAAGTGACGAGATAGAAAAAGGGATAAATTTTGAGCTAAATGAAGCAAAAAATGTTGTGCTAGATGATGATGAGAGCGGGATTGAGGAGATAAGATGA
- a CDS encoding type II toxin-antitoxin system Phd/YefM family antitoxin, translating to MVTFTKDEIYTATEVVRNFSSVLSRVGANELKRAVIVKNNKFEAVLLNMEEYERLCEAVSVLESIYTAKKRENDGE from the coding sequence ATGGTAACTTTTACAAAAGACGAAATTTATACAGCAACTGAAGTGGTTAGAAATTTTAGTTCAGTGCTCTCTCGTGTGGGAGCTAATGAATTAAAAAGAGCGGTCATTGTTAAAAATAATAAATTTGAAGCAGTGCTTTTAAATATGGAAGAGTATGAGCGCCTTTGCGAAGCAGTGAGTGTGCTTGAGAGCATTTATACTGCAAAAAAAAGAGAGAACGATGGCGAGTAG
- a CDS encoding D-alanine--D-alanine ligase → MNLGVIFGAKSYEHEISIVSAIVLKNVLKQELKFIFCDANRDFYLIEQKDMRANFFSSGKYKNSKKLILSKGGFFIHSLFGDKKVECDVIINLIHGMDGEDGKIAALFDFYGIKYIGPRLEVSALSYNKELTKFLAQKAGVKALDYEMLTRQSEPKFHYPIILKPARLGSSIGVNIVHDASELAYAKDVAFEFDKDVLVEPFIKGVKEYNLAGCKIDGKIKFSIIEEPKKKEFLDYEQKYLSFSNENKVKEAEISEELKQKLKFNFSKIYDCGFDGAIIRCDFFMIDDEVYLNEINPNPGSLANYLFEDFESTLNALANSLPRERNIKIDYSFINSITSVKGRGKI, encoded by the coding sequence ATGAATTTAGGTGTGATATTTGGAGCAAAGAGCTATGAGCATGAGATAAGCATAGTTAGTGCGATAGTTTTAAAAAATGTCCTAAAACAAGAGCTAAAATTTATATTTTGTGATGCAAATAGAGATTTTTATCTTATCGAGCAAAAAGATATGAGAGCAAATTTCTTTAGCTCTGGTAAATACAAAAATTCAAAAAAGCTCATTTTATCTAAAGGCGGATTTTTCATACACTCTCTTTTTGGTGATAAAAAAGTAGAGTGCGACGTCATTATAAATTTGATCCACGGCATGGATGGCGAAGATGGCAAGATAGCGGCACTTTTTGACTTTTACGGCATAAAATATATAGGTCCAAGGCTTGAAGTAAGTGCGCTTAGCTACAACAAAGAGCTTACTAAATTTCTAGCACAAAAAGCTGGCGTAAAGGCGCTTGACTATGAGATGCTAACTCGTCAAAGTGAGCCAAAATTTCACTATCCTATTATCTTAAAGCCAGCAAGACTTGGAAGTAGCATAGGCGTAAATATAGTGCATGACGCCAGTGAGCTAGCTTACGCAAAAGACGTAGCATTTGAGTTTGACAAGGATGTGCTTGTCGAGCCTTTTATAAAGGGAGTAAAAGAGTACAACCTTGCAGGCTGTAAGATAGATGGAAAGATAAAATTTTCTATCATCGAAGAGCCAAAAAAGAAAGAATTTCTTGACTACGAGCAAAAATATCTTAGCTTTTCAAATGAAAACAAGGTAAAAGAGGCTGAAATTTCTGAGGAGCTAAAACAAAAGCTCAAATTTAACTTTTCAAAAATTTATGATTGTGGATTTGATGGAGCGATCATTAGATGCGACTTTTTTATGATAGATGATGAGGTCTATCTAAATGAGATAAATCCAAATCCAGGAAGCCTTGCAAACTATCTATTTGAGGATTTTGAGAGCACTTTAAACGCTCTTGCAAACTCACTTCCAAGAGAGCGTAATATAAAGATTGATTATAGTTTCATAAACTCGATCACTTCAGTAAAAGGTCGCGGAAAAATTTAG
- the ruvA gene encoding Holliday junction branch migration protein RuvA, with translation MIKAIEGIVSKKDPAFVILKTNSGVSYGIFISLFCSAKLSKGEKVELAITQIIREDANLLYGFLDVNEQKMFEMLIKLNGIGASTAMAVCSSLSSQAFTNAIISGDADTFKSVPGIGPKTARRIIAELSDAKLISDESVPSYQNEALLALEALGFKREKIVKILPECKSENTSDLIKEALKKLG, from the coding sequence ATGATAAAAGCGATCGAAGGTATCGTCAGCAAAAAAGATCCCGCATTTGTGATACTTAAGACAAATAGTGGTGTAAGCTATGGAATTTTTATCTCGCTTTTTTGCTCAGCCAAGCTTAGCAAGGGCGAAAAAGTCGAGCTTGCCATAACGCAGATCATAAGAGAGGACGCAAATTTACTCTACGGCTTTTTAGACGTAAACGAGCAAAAGATGTTTGAAATGCTAATAAAGCTAAATGGAATAGGAGCCAGTACAGCAATGGCAGTTTGCTCAAGCCTTAGCTCGCAAGCATTTACAAACGCCATAATAAGTGGCGATGCAGATACTTTTAAAAGTGTGCCAGGCATCGGACCAAAGACGGCTAGACGTATCATAGCTGAGCTAAGCGATGCAAAACTAATAAGTGACGAGAGCGTGCCAAGCTATCAAAATGAGGCACTTTTAGCACTTGAAGCGCTTGGCTTTAAGCGTGAGAAGATAGTGAAAATTTTGCCTGAGTGCAAGAGTGAAAATACGAGTGATCTTATAAAAGAAGCATTAAAGAAATTAGGATAA
- a CDS encoding flagellar assembly protein A, with translation MSENVQENERFLPPTQIQTSTPYISLKELSKQYNIPVEFIDFKILNILTYYKNKDNDEPVYVPEENLNFFDDNAFYLDETLEIEQVYDVEFFDVRLNAVPKLPKIEIGVNSIVTKVVAKVKATKDCEYEQHYEDKLFEYIAKQLMKAQILIGIRIGKLKDELKQIASVVHVKGELDKDYILNITQGINPKKATDAKILYYYKDKLDAIKEEDKVDYADRGFVFGVAQDEVIMEEKKSHEGQNGRDARGKLLAVEKPKEDTGKEISISENIERVENDDSIIYIAKKSGYVVEKNGSFDIEERIEINEANFKTTGSIQAGTDTNVTLVVRETDTIKDAIGTGIIVEADEIEVKGNVGANAMVKANEVIIGGQTHQKAKIYAKNAKISIHIGKVEAENVEIDRLEGGNVVAKRVKINSVVGGSITAQNIQINTLGSNCTITASHLIDVRYLRGTDNKFIIDTSKMPESAEATQEQLNKIEYTKAELASLLKNIETKKNVINENKDSIYTIKAKVEELSKAKVIPPVTFMKKLKEYQGLVNEYNTLLKIFKDKKELLATLKDELEIMQNGIFSAKVINRGNWVELNEIRFVIVDPPQNVTYISKQNETAHAITLEKIGDGDEAEYKIKKSNKLEDYTDTNF, from the coding sequence TTGAGCGAAAACGTGCAAGAAAACGAGAGATTTTTACCACCAACACAAATTCAAACTTCAACACCTTACATATCGCTTAAAGAGCTAAGTAAACAATATAACATACCGGTGGAATTTATAGATTTTAAGATTTTAAATATCCTAACTTATTACAAAAATAAAGACAATGATGAACCAGTTTATGTACCTGAAGAAAATTTAAACTTTTTTGATGATAATGCATTTTATCTTGACGAGACACTAGAGATCGAGCAAGTCTATGACGTAGAATTTTTTGATGTTAGGCTAAACGCTGTGCCAAAGCTTCCAAAGATAGAAATCGGTGTAAATTCAATAGTTACAAAAGTGGTCGCAAAGGTAAAAGCCACAAAAGATTGTGAATACGAACAGCATTACGAAGATAAACTTTTTGAATATATCGCCAAACAGCTTATGAAAGCTCAAATTTTAATAGGCATAAGGATCGGCAAACTAAAAGACGAGCTAAAACAAATCGCCTCAGTTGTGCATGTAAAGGGCGAACTTGATAAAGACTACATACTAAACATAACACAAGGCATAAATCCAAAAAAAGCTACCGATGCAAAGATACTTTACTACTACAAAGATAAACTTGATGCGATAAAAGAGGAAGATAAGGTTGATTACGCTGATAGAGGTTTTGTTTTTGGTGTAGCACAAGATGAAGTGATAATGGAAGAGAAAAAGTCTCACGAAGGGCAAAATGGCCGTGATGCGAGAGGTAAATTATTAGCAGTAGAAAAGCCAAAAGAAGATACTGGCAAAGAGATAAGTATAAGCGAAAATATAGAGAGAGTAGAAAATGACGATAGCATAATATATATCGCTAAAAAATCAGGATATGTAGTTGAGAAAAATGGCTCATTTGATATTGAAGAGCGTATAGAGATAAATGAAGCAAATTTTAAAACAACTGGCTCTATTCAAGCAGGTACTGACACAAATGTGACTTTGGTGGTTAGGGAAACTGACACTATAAAAGATGCCATCGGCACTGGCATCATCGTGGAGGCTGACGAGATCGAGGTTAAAGGAAACGTCGGTGCAAATGCGATGGTTAAAGCAAATGAAGTAATAATCGGCGGTCAAACACACCAAAAGGCTAAAATTTATGCAAAGAATGCAAAAATTTCTATCCATATCGGTAAGGTTGAAGCTGAAAATGTCGAGATAGATAGGCTAGAAGGCGGAAATGTCGTAGCAAAAAGAGTTAAGATAAATAGTGTCGTTGGTGGCTCTATAACCGCTCAAAATATCCAAATAAACACGCTTGGCTCAAACTGCACTATCACAGCTTCACACTTAATAGACGTAAGATATCTAAGAGGCACTGACAATAAATTTATAATCGATACTAGCAAAATGCCTGAGAGTGCTGAGGCTACGCAAGAGCAGTTAAATAAGATCGAATATACAAAAGCAGAGCTTGCTTCGCTTCTAAAAAATATTGAAACAAAGAAAAATGTCATAAATGAAAATAAAGACTCGATTTATACCATAAAAGCAAAGGTAGAAGAGCTCTCAAAAGCTAAAGTGATACCGCCAGTTACCTTTATGAAAAAGCTAAAAGAGTATCAAGGTCTAGTCAATGAATACAATACTTTGTTAAAAATTTTTAAAGATAAAAAAGAGTTGCTAGCTACTCTAAAAGATGAGCTTGAGATCATGCAAAATGGAATATTTTCTGCAAAAGTGATAAACAGAGGCAACTGGGTTGAATTAAATGAGATTAGATTTGTTATCGTTGATCCTCCACAAAATGTCACTTATATCTCAAAGCAAAATGAAACCGCACATGCTATTACTTTGGAGAAGATCGGCGATGGCGATGAGGCTGAGTATAAGATCAAAAAGTCAAATAAATTAGAAGACTACACAGATACAAATTTCTAA
- the murJ gene encoding murein biosynthesis integral membrane protein MurJ produces the protein MFIKGFFSNSVGIMTSRVLGLVRDLLTASILGAGIFSDLFFIAFKIPNLFRRIFGEGAFTQAFLPNFTNSKKKAVFQAEIFIKFLLFIGVLTLLVNLFTPYFIKIIASGLSEQNITDAVPLVRINFYYLALVYIVTFMGALLQYKGHFATTAFSTTLLNLAMIASLLLARGKSESVVALYLSFGVVAGGILQVLVHLIAMKFNALNKIFWGGLSGYFKGKRAQSKGFFINFYHGLLGSSAMQISAFMDTWLASFLVSGSISYLFYANRIFQLPLAIFAIALSQALFPKITRLLKQKDEVNALVWTKKSFYLLLCALLAATITGVVMSEFIIWLLFERGNFVRANTIECAKVLSAYLVGLTPFGLAKIFSLWLYANMKQKEAAKISIICLVINLILAVILMQKFGAAGLAFASSLGGFLQLILYIRAFGAKRFLAIIEPKFIAAIAVLAVLLYFGLTFLKDIFNANF, from the coding sequence ATGTTTATAAAAGGTTTTTTTTCAAACTCGGTTGGCATCATGACTTCAAGGGTTTTAGGGCTAGTTAGAGATCTTCTTACGGCCTCTATTCTTGGTGCTGGCATATTTAGCGACCTCTTTTTTATAGCTTTTAAAATCCCAAATTTATTTCGCCGTATCTTTGGCGAGGGCGCCTTTACTCAAGCCTTTTTACCAAATTTTACAAATAGCAAGAAAAAAGCTGTCTTTCAAGCTGAAATTTTTATCAAATTTCTACTTTTTATAGGCGTTTTGACGCTTCTTGTAAATTTATTTACACCTTACTTTATAAAGATCATCGCAAGCGGACTTAGTGAGCAAAATATCACTGACGCAGTGCCGCTTGTGCGTATAAATTTCTACTACCTAGCACTTGTCTATATCGTCACTTTCATGGGTGCGCTGCTTCAGTACAAAGGACACTTTGCCACGACTGCCTTTTCGACTACACTGCTAAATTTAGCCATGATAGCTTCGCTACTTTTGGCTCGTGGCAAGAGCGAGAGTGTGGTCGCACTTTATCTTAGCTTTGGCGTCGTTGCAGGCGGCATCTTGCAGGTTTTGGTGCATCTAATCGCTATGAAATTTAACGCCTTAAATAAAATTTTCTGGGGCGGTTTAAGCGGATATTTTAAAGGCAAAAGAGCACAGAGTAAAGGCTTTTTTATAAATTTCTACCATGGCTTACTTGGCTCAAGTGCTATGCAAATAAGCGCATTTATGGATACTTGGCTGGCTAGCTTTTTGGTAAGTGGCTCGATAAGCTACCTTTTTTATGCAAATAGAATTTTTCAGCTTCCGCTTGCCATCTTTGCGATCGCGCTCTCTCAAGCACTCTTTCCAAAGATCACCAGGCTTTTAAAGCAAAAAGATGAAGTAAACGCCCTAGTTTGGACAAAAAAGAGCTTTTACCTGCTACTTTGCGCCCTGCTAGCAGCCACAATCACAGGCGTAGTAATGAGCGAATTTATCATTTGGCTCTTGTTTGAAAGGGGAAATTTCGTAAGGGCAAATACCATTGAATGCGCCAAGGTGCTAAGTGCCTATTTGGTGGGGCTTACGCCATTTGGTCTAGCTAAAATTTTCTCACTTTGGCTTTACGCAAACATGAAGCAAAAAGAGGCAGCCAAAATTTCTATCATCTGCCTTGTGATAAATTTGATCCTAGCTGTCATTTTGATGCAGAAATTTGGAGCTGCTGGCCTTGCATTTGCAAGCTCGCTTGGGGGATTTTTACAGCTTATTTTATACATAAGAGCCTTTGGAGCTAAGCGATTTTTAGCTATAATCGAGCCTAAATTTATAGCCGCCATCGCTGTTTTAGCGGTTTTGCTCTATTTTGGTTTAACATTTTTAAAGGATATATTTAATGCGAATTTTTGA
- the cysS gene encoding cysteine--tRNA ligase — MRIFDTSKREKVEFSPIKDGEVSIYLCGPTVYDDAHLGHAKSAVSFDLLRRVLKALGYKVKFARNYTDIDDKILKKMAETGQSLEDITNKYIAHYESDMGALNVLDPDFKPKATQCLEAIISYIELLMDKGAAYKTSDGIYFDTSKDSGYFSISGKDNNTDLIARVASFGEKRDEKDFVLWKFDEKWYESPFGKGRPGWHTECVAMIREFLSDKENEEFEIDIHAGGIDLLFPHHENEASQCRCAYHKNLSKYWMHNGFIKVNNEKMSKSLNNSFFVKDALKNVHGEVLRYYLLTSHYRAHFNYSDEDLVASKKRLDKIYRLKKRVDGVQAGAINESFKNELLEALSDDLNASKALASVDEFVKTANERLDNSPKDKAYKAEVVANLELISEILGIASTNYVEYLQFGVSNEQKEQIKRLLDERTIAKKERNFARADEIRDELEKMNISIMDTPNGTVWEKNND, encoded by the coding sequence ATGCGAATTTTTGATACTTCTAAAAGAGAAAAGGTTGAGTTTAGCCCTATTAAAGATGGCGAGGTCAGCATCTATCTGTGCGGCCCAACGGTATATGACGACGCGCATTTAGGACACGCAAAGTCAGCCGTTAGCTTTGATCTTTTAAGAAGGGTATTAAAAGCGCTTGGCTACAAGGTCAAATTTGCAAGAAACTACACCGATATTGACGATAAAATTTTAAAGAAAATGGCTGAAACTGGCCAAAGCCTAGAGGATATCACAAATAAATATATAGCGCACTACGAGAGCGACATGGGCGCTTTAAACGTGCTTGATCCAGACTTTAAACCAAAAGCTACGCAGTGTCTGGAGGCGATCATCAGCTATATCGAGCTGCTTATGGATAAAGGGGCGGCTTATAAAACCAGCGATGGAATTTACTTTGATACGAGTAAGGATAGTGGATATTTTAGCATTAGTGGCAAGGACAATAACACTGATCTTATCGCACGCGTGGCAAGTTTTGGTGAAAAAAGAGATGAAAAAGACTTTGTTCTTTGGAAATTTGACGAGAAATGGTATGAGAGTCCATTTGGCAAGGGTCGTCCTGGCTGGCACACCGAGTGCGTAGCGATGATAAGGGAATTTCTAAGCGATAAAGAAAATGAAGAATTTGAGATCGACATCCACGCTGGCGGCATCGATCTACTCTTTCCGCACCACGAAAACGAGGCAAGTCAGTGCAGATGTGCATATCATAAAAATTTGAGTAAATACTGGATGCATAACGGCTTTATAAAAGTAAATAATGAAAAGATGAGCAAGAGCCTAAATAACAGCTTTTTTGTAAAAGATGCCCTAAAAAACGTTCATGGCGAGGTGCTTAGATACTACTTGCTTACGAGCCATTATAGGGCTCATTTTAATTATTCAGATGAAGACTTGGTGGCTTCAAAAAAGAGACTTGATAAAATTTATCGCCTTAAAAAAAGAGTTGATGGCGTGCAAGCAGGTGCAATAAATGAGAGCTTTAAAAATGAACTTCTTGAGGCACTAAGTGATGATTTAAACGCTTCAAAAGCACTTGCAAGTGTTGATGAGTTTGTAAAAACAGCAAACGAAAGGCTTGATAATAGCCCAAAAGATAAAGCCTACAAGGCCGAAGTAGTGGCAAATTTGGAGCTTATAAGTGAAATTTTAGGCATTGCTAGCACAAACTATGTGGAGTATCTTCAATTTGGTGTAAGCAACGAGCAAAAGGAACAGATAAAAAGGCTTCTTGATGAGCGGACGATAGCTAAAAAAGAGAGAAATTTTGCAAGAGCTGATGAGATAAGAGACGAGCTAGAAAAGATGAACATCTCTATCATGGATACACCAAATGGCACAGTTTGGGAGAAAAACAATGACTAA
- a CDS encoding ABC transporter ATP-binding protein, which yields MTNFGLKDVLKRFGPYFKDYIPHFILAFIGMGLASGGTAVSAYLVEPVLNKIFVEKNETLLYLLPCAIIAIYLLKNVGTFMQAYFTAYIGQDTIRRFREKMVENLLTLDMKFFNDFRTGELISRTTNDIERIRSIVSSIIPELIRELVTIIGLLCVVIYQSPKLAFFALVVMPLAIYPISRLAKKMKKISKKSQEKTSDITSALSEIFTNIEIIKANNAQKYEHSRFIDENNKFFKLNLKTVKIEQLVSPLMETIGSIGVAAVIIIGGKDVIDGNINMGAFFSFLTALFMLYTPLKRIVNIYNKMQDAIAASERTFFLMDKVSQIKDGEKELNEEINLIKFKGVRLSYGDKEVLKGINLEANKSEFIALVGSSGGGKSSLMNLLMRFYDVNGGEILINGINLKDIKIHSLRQNIGLVTQRVYIFNDTIAKNVAYGREFNEDAVINALKLANAYEFVSKLDDGINTILNEFGTNLSGGQRQRIAIARALYQNPQILIFDEATSALDNESEKEITKAINNLRNKKIIFVIAHRLSTVESADKIALLCDGRIVDIGSDEELSKRNEIYAKLKGKALV from the coding sequence ATGACTAACTTTGGCTTAAAAGATGTACTAAAACGCTTTGGTCCATATTTTAAAGACTACATTCCACACTTCATCCTAGCCTTTATAGGCATGGGGCTTGCAAGTGGCGGAACAGCGGTCAGTGCATATCTAGTGGAGCCAGTACTTAATAAAATTTTTGTTGAAAAAAACGAAACATTACTTTATTTGTTACCATGTGCGATCATTGCTATTTATCTGTTAAAAAATGTTGGAACTTTTATGCAGGCCTATTTTACCGCTTATATTGGCCAAGATACGATTAGAAGATTTCGTGAAAAGATGGTCGAAAATTTACTAACTTTGGATATGAAATTTTTTAATGATTTTAGAACAGGCGAGCTAATAAGCAGAACTACGAACGACATAGAGCGCATAAGATCTATTGTTTCAAGCATCATACCTGAGCTTATTAGAGAGCTTGTAACTATCATAGGTCTGCTTTGTGTAGTCATATACCAAAGCCCTAAATTAGCCTTTTTTGCACTTGTTGTTATGCCATTAGCGATTTATCCGATCTCGCGCCTTGCTAAAAAGATGAAAAAAATCTCAAAAAAATCACAAGAAAAGACATCTGACATCACCTCAGCCTTGAGCGAAATTTTTACAAATATCGAGATCATCAAGGCAAATAATGCCCAAAAATACGAGCATTCACGTTTTATTGATGAAAATAATAAATTTTTTAAACTAAATCTTAAAACTGTAAAAATTGAGCAACTAGTAAGCCCGCTAATGGAAACAATTGGCTCGATCGGAGTAGCTGCTGTCATCATAATAGGCGGCAAAGACGTCATTGACGGAAATATAAACATGGGTGCTTTCTTTTCATTTTTAACTGCACTTTTCATGCTCTACACTCCACTAAAACGTATCGTAAATATATACAATAAAATGCAAGATGCCATCGCAGCAAGCGAGAGGACGTTTTTCTTGATGGATAAGGTAAGCCAGATAAAAGATGGCGAAAAAGAGCTAAACGAAGAGATAAATTTGATTAAATTTAAGGGTGTCCGCCTAAGCTACGGCGATAAAGAGGTCTTAAAAGGGATAAATTTAGAGGCAAATAAGTCAGAATTTATAGCCCTTGTTGGCTCAAGTGGCGGCGGAAAAAGCTCGCTTATGAATTTGCTTATGAGATTTTACGACGTAAATGGCGGAGAAATTTTGATAAATGGCATAAATTTAAAAGATATCAAAATTCACTCACTTCGCCAAAATATCGGACTTGTTACCCAACGCGTCTATATCTTTAACGATACGATCGCTAAAAACGTGGCTTACGGCAGAGAATTTAACGAAGATGCCGTGATAAACGCACTAAAACTAGCAAATGCTTACGAGTTTGTAAGCAAGCTTGATGATGGTATAAATACTATCTTAAACGAATTTGGTACCAACCTCTCAGGCGGTCAAAGACAACGCATCGCCATAGCCAGAGCACTTTATCAAAACCCACAAATCCTCATATTTGACGAGGCTACCTCTGCACTTGATAACGAGAGTGAAAAAGAGATCACAAAGGCCATAAACAACCTAAGAAACAAAAAGATCATCTTTGTCATCGCTCACCGTCTAAGTACGGTTGAGAGTGCTGATAAGATCGCGCTTTTATGTGATGGAAGGATAGTTGATATCGGAAGTGATGAAGAGCTTAGCAAGAGAAATGAAATTTATGCAAAACTTAAAGGCAAAGCCTTAGTTTAA